One Nostoc sp. UHCC 0302 DNA window includes the following coding sequences:
- a CDS encoding phosphoribulokinase translates to MSRPIILGIVGDSAAGKTTLTRGIAQVLGPENVTIICTDDYHRYDRKQRAEIGITALHPDCNYLDVMQQHLSLLRTGQPILKPVYSHKTGTFEPPQYIKPSKFVIIEGLLGYSTRAARDAYDVKVYLAPPEQLRANWKIKRDTQKRGYTPEQVLAELEKREPDSEQYIRPQRQWSDIVVSFYPPSKEADESNGHLNVRLVLRPTIPHPDFTQILNLSNDDSESAIRLGLDRDMTKPVDVLEVDGHATLEQVNNLEHIICSDMPHLKNICDRESNPELGKIAGTTGETLQSYPLALTQLIITYHMLKATQTYQ, encoded by the coding sequence ATGAGCCGTCCAATAATTCTTGGTATTGTCGGCGACAGCGCCGCCGGAAAAACAACACTAACACGGGGTATCGCTCAGGTACTCGGCCCAGAGAATGTGACGATTATCTGCACAGATGATTACCACCGTTACGATCGCAAACAACGTGCGGAAATCGGAATCACTGCTCTTCACCCTGACTGCAATTATTTAGATGTGATGCAGCAGCACCTTTCGCTACTACGCACAGGACAGCCAATTCTCAAGCCAGTTTATAGCCATAAAACTGGGACATTCGAGCCACCCCAATATATCAAGCCCAGTAAATTCGTAATTATTGAAGGATTACTCGGTTATTCTACCCGTGCAGCCCGCGATGCATACGACGTTAAAGTTTACCTTGCGCCTCCCGAACAATTACGTGCCAATTGGAAAATTAAGCGGGATACCCAAAAGCGGGGCTACACGCCTGAACAGGTGTTAGCGGAACTAGAGAAACGTGAACCAGACTCAGAGCAATATATTCGTCCGCAGCGACAATGGTCAGATATCGTTGTAAGTTTCTATCCACCCAGTAAGGAAGCTGATGAAAGCAATGGCCACCTGAATGTGCGCCTAGTACTCCGGCCGACAATTCCACATCCTGATTTTACGCAGATTCTCAACTTAAGCAATGATGATTCTGAATCAGCTATCCGCTTGGGATTAGATAGAGATATGACTAAGCCAGTAGATGTTTTAGAAGTTGATGGTCATGCCACTTTAGAACAGGTGAATAACCTAGAGCATATTATATGTTCCGATATGCCTCATTTAAAGAATATATGCGATCGCGAAAGTAACCCAGAACTAGGCAAAATTGCTGGTACAACAGGAGAAACACTCCAAAGTTACCCGCTGGCTCTCACTCAGCTAATTATTACTTACCATATGCTCAAGGCGACGCAAACATATCAATAA
- the mazF gene encoding endoribonuclease MazF, producing the protein MTQANSYIPSRGDIVFLDFDPIKGYEQKGHRPAFVISPYAYNEKSSLALFMPITKHQKGYPFEVVLPSGLKTYGVILTDQIKCLGWKARILQFVESVPVEVTEEVQAKIEALLL; encoded by the coding sequence GTGACACAGGCAAATTCTTATATTCCTAGTCGGGGAGATATTGTTTTTTTAGATTTTGATCCTATTAAAGGGTATGAACAGAAGGGACATCGACCTGCTTTTGTGATTTCGCCCTATGCATATAACGAGAAAAGCTCCCTGGCTTTATTTATGCCGATTACAAAGCATCAGAAGGGATATCCTTTTGAAGTAGTTTTACCTTCTGGGCTAAAAACCTACGGAGTTATTCTCACAGATCAGATTAAGTGTTTAGGCTGGAAAGCTCGTATTCTTCAGTTTGTTGAGTCTGTACCAGTAGAGGTAACTGAAGAAGTACAGGCAAAGATTGAGGCATTACTTTTATAA
- a CDS encoding AbrB/MazE/SpoVT family DNA-binding domain-containing protein, translating to MVATVAKWGNSLAVRIPQNLAKEINLAEGSEVDISVVDGNLVVKPRERRKRYSLDELVKGITSENLHAEVDSGLAVGKEVW from the coding sequence ATGGTTGCAACTGTTGCTAAGTGGGGAAATAGTCTTGCTGTACGCATCCCACAAAATTTAGCGAAAGAGATCAATTTAGCTGAAGGCTCCGAAGTGGATATTAGCGTTGTAGATGGAAATCTGGTAGTGAAACCTAGAGAGAGGCGCAAGCGATATTCACTTGATGAGCTTGTAAAGGGAATAACCTCTGAAAATCTCCATGCTGAAGTTGATAGTGGGCTGGCTGTGGGGAAAGAGGTTTGGTGA
- the radC gene encoding DNA repair protein RadC — translation MTYCLRIADIPTNERPRERLMTHGPKILATAELIAILLGTGQGPGKLSAVGLGQYILTELSKHQRDPLAVLREVTPAELMQIPGVGPAKATTIMAAIELGKRAFQSRPLDRTVIDSPVVAAAALSQDLMWQTQERFAVLMLDVKNRLLGTQIITIGTATETLASPREIFREVIRQGATRVIVAHNHPSSNLEPSQQDIELTRQLLAGAQFLDVPLLDHLILGNGNHQSLREITTLWDEYPQGD, via the coding sequence ATGACCTATTGCCTCAGAATTGCCGATATACCCACAAATGAGCGTCCACGTGAGCGTTTAATGACGCATGGCCCCAAAATTTTAGCTACAGCCGAGTTAATTGCAATTCTCTTAGGCACTGGTCAAGGGCCAGGAAAACTCTCAGCAGTTGGTTTAGGACAATATATCTTGACTGAATTGAGTAAGCATCAGCGAGATCCCCTGGCAGTTCTTCGAGAAGTTACCCCCGCTGAATTGATGCAAATTCCTGGTGTAGGCCCAGCCAAAGCGACGACCATCATGGCAGCAATTGAATTAGGTAAACGCGCCTTTCAATCCCGTCCTTTAGACCGTACAGTAATTGATAGTCCAGTTGTTGCTGCGGCTGCACTGAGTCAAGATTTAATGTGGCAAACACAAGAACGTTTTGCAGTTCTAATGTTAGATGTCAAGAATCGCTTACTGGGTACACAAATAATTACCATTGGCACAGCAACCGAAACCCTAGCCTCTCCCCGTGAAATTTTTCGAGAAGTTATTCGACAAGGAGCAACGCGAGTAATAGTTGCTCACAATCATCCCTCCAGTAATCTAGAACCGAGCCAGCAAGATATCGAATTAACACGCCAGTTATTAGCAGGAGCGCAATTTTTAGATGTCCCGCTGCTAGATCATCTGATTTTGGGCAATGGTAATCACCAAAGTTTGCGAGAAATAACAACATTATGGGATGAGTATCCCCAAGGTGATTAA
- a CDS encoding pentapeptide repeat-containing protein, producing the protein MFWRRGLALLLLIILLCVAHPALADWTHPLSFSNAELTRHDFSGESLQAAEFSNANLEMTNFTKADLRGTVFSASVMTQANLHGADLTNAMVDQVNLKGADLSDAVFKEALLLRAIFTDVNIDGADFTDAVLDRAQIKELCEKASGVNSKTGIETRDSLGCK; encoded by the coding sequence ATGTTTTGGCGGCGAGGCTTAGCATTACTTCTGTTAATTATTCTCTTGTGCGTGGCTCATCCTGCACTGGCAGATTGGACACATCCACTGTCATTTAGTAATGCGGAGTTGACAAGACACGATTTTTCTGGCGAAAGCTTGCAAGCTGCGGAGTTTTCTAACGCCAATCTCGAAATGACAAACTTTACAAAAGCTGACTTGCGCGGAACAGTATTCAGTGCTTCAGTGATGACACAAGCAAATCTGCACGGAGCCGATTTAACTAATGCAATGGTGGATCAGGTAAACTTGAAGGGAGCAGATTTGAGCGATGCAGTTTTCAAAGAAGCCCTTTTGCTCCGTGCCATATTTACTGATGTAAACATAGACGGTGCAGATTTCACTGATGCAGTTTTGGATAGGGCGCAAATCAAAGAACTGTGTGAGAAAGCCAGTGGAGTAAATTCTAAAACTGGTATAGAAACTCGTGATTCTCTAGGATGTAAATGA
- a CDS encoding 5-(carboxyamino)imidazole ribonucleotide synthase: protein MKRVGVIGGGQLAWMMGDAAQKLGVELLIQTPSRDDPAVAIAQETILAPVDDANATEILAKKCDVITFENEFVNLEALSSLAQQGISFRPRLEALAPLLDKYHQCCYLRDLGLPVPQFFALDKLENLESKMEYLGFPVVLKSRRHGYDGQGTFIIPDLATLQEKAGVTNKELSQSLFLLEEFVPFDRELAIIAARSVDGEIVAYPVVETQQEQQVCRRVIAPADITPNQAAEIEAIAHTLLNSLQVVGVFGIELFLTAQGKVLVNEIAPRTHNSGHFSIDACETSQFEQHLRAVCGLPLGNPRLQSTGAVMVNLLGYENSHNDYQSKRQQLAEIPQAHVHWYGKTESRPGRKLGHVTVLLDNQNQDSASVITQTVEAIWYPS, encoded by the coding sequence ATGAAGCGTGTTGGTGTAATTGGTGGCGGGCAACTTGCCTGGATGATGGGAGATGCAGCACAGAAGCTAGGAGTAGAATTACTAATACAAACTCCTAGTAGAGATGATCCTGCTGTAGCGATCGCCCAAGAAACTATCTTAGCTCCAGTCGATGACGCCAATGCTACAGAAATATTAGCGAAAAAATGTGACGTCATCACCTTTGAAAATGAATTTGTTAATTTAGAAGCTTTATCCTCACTAGCACAACAAGGCATAAGCTTCCGCCCCAGGTTAGAAGCTTTAGCTCCTCTTTTAGATAAATATCATCAGTGCTGCTATTTACGTGATTTGGGATTACCTGTACCTCAATTTTTCGCACTCGACAAACTGGAAAATCTAGAATCCAAAATGGAATATCTCGGTTTTCCCGTAGTCCTCAAATCCCGACGCCACGGTTATGACGGACAAGGTACTTTTATAATTCCTGATTTGGCAACTTTGCAAGAGAAAGCAGGTGTCACCAATAAGGAATTAAGTCAATCACTCTTTTTGTTAGAAGAATTTGTGCCATTTGACAGAGAACTAGCAATAATTGCAGCTCGTTCTGTGGATGGAGAGATTGTAGCTTACCCAGTTGTTGAAACCCAACAAGAACAACAAGTGTGTCGGCGGGTAATCGCGCCAGCTGACATTACACCCAATCAAGCAGCAGAAATAGAAGCGATCGCACACACTCTATTAAATAGCCTACAAGTTGTGGGAGTTTTTGGCATAGAACTATTTCTCACTGCCCAAGGTAAAGTCCTGGTAAATGAAATTGCTCCCCGCACCCACAATTCTGGACATTTCTCGATTGACGCCTGTGAAACGTCTCAGTTTGAGCAGCACCTGAGAGCGGTTTGTGGTTTGCCTTTAGGTAATCCCAGATTGCAGTCTACTGGCGCTGTCATGGTAAACCTTTTGGGTTATGAAAATTCTCACAACGACTATCAAAGTAAACGCCAACAATTAGCAGAGATTCCCCAAGCGCACGTCCATTGGTATGGAAAAACAGAATCACGTCCTGGACGCAAGCTAGGACACGTCACCGTTTTGCTGGACAATCAAAACCAAGATAGTGCAAGTGTTATAACTCAAACCGTAGAAGCTATTTGGTATCCCAGCTAA
- a CDS encoding pitrilysin family protein: MFPASVFRLDNGLTFIHQEIPTTPVVVADVWVRAGATLEPEPWFGMAHFLEHMIFKGTATLPPGMFDHNIENRGGVSNAATSHDYAHYSLTTAAPYLKDTLPHLGELLLNAAIPDDEFIRERDVVLEEIRSCEDDSDWIGFQSLIQSVYQHHPYGRSVLGTQKELMQQSPEAMRCFHRTHYQPENMTVVIVGGIGEQPAWELVNRSFVDFAERAKCPQSKKVVEPAIKGIRRQEISLPRIEQARLIMAWLVPGVEELRTAYGIDLLSVLLAEGRTSRLVRDLREDLQLVQGICSNFSLQRESSLFTITAWLEPENLEQVESLICAHLEDLQTIEISEQELTRTRRLLCNDYSFSTETPNQLTGLYGYYNTIAQAEVAVTYPQQVQSFNPQELQHLAKQYLSLQDYAVTVLKPC, from the coding sequence GTGTTTCCAGCCTCGGTTTTTCGACTAGACAATGGTTTAACGTTTATTCATCAAGAGATTCCCACTACCCCTGTAGTTGTGGCGGATGTCTGGGTGCGTGCTGGAGCCACCCTAGAGCCAGAACCGTGGTTCGGTATGGCACACTTTTTGGAACACATGATTTTTAAAGGGACAGCGACGCTACCCCCTGGGATGTTTGATCATAACATTGAAAACAGGGGTGGCGTGAGTAATGCGGCTACGAGTCATGATTATGCTCATTACTCCCTCACTACAGCAGCTCCTTATCTAAAAGACACGCTCCCCCACTTGGGCGAACTGCTACTAAACGCGGCGATTCCAGACGATGAATTTATCCGCGAACGGGACGTAGTACTAGAGGAAATCCGTTCTTGTGAAGACGATTCCGACTGGATAGGATTCCAATCTTTAATTCAAAGCGTTTACCAACACCATCCCTACGGACGTTCGGTGTTGGGTACACAAAAAGAGCTGATGCAGCAGTCACCAGAAGCAATGCGCTGTTTTCACCGCACTCATTACCAACCAGAAAACATGACAGTGGTGATTGTGGGAGGAATTGGCGAACAGCCAGCTTGGGAACTAGTCAATCGCTCATTTGTTGATTTTGCCGAACGTGCTAAATGTCCACAATCTAAAAAAGTCGTAGAGCCAGCAATCAAAGGAATTCGCCGTCAGGAAATTTCTCTACCACGTATAGAGCAGGCGCGACTAATAATGGCGTGGTTAGTACCAGGAGTTGAAGAACTCCGCACTGCTTATGGTATAGATTTGTTGTCGGTGTTATTGGCAGAAGGACGAACCTCACGTTTAGTCAGAGATTTGCGTGAAGATTTGCAATTGGTACAGGGAATTTGTAGTAACTTTTCCTTACAACGGGAATCAAGTTTATTTACAATTACCGCTTGGTTGGAACCAGAAAATCTAGAGCAAGTTGAGTCTTTGATTTGCGCTCATTTGGAGGATTTGCAGACTATAGAAATTAGCGAACAGGAACTTACTCGCACACGTAGACTGTTGTGCAATGACTACTCCTTTTCTACCGAAACGCCGAATCAGCTTACCGGACTTTATGGTTACTACAACACCATCGCTCAAGCTGAAGTAGCCGTCACATATCCCCAGCAGGTTCAGTCATTTAATCCTCAAGAACTGCAACACTTAGCTAAACAATATCTTTCACTACAGGATTACGCGGTTACTGTACTTAAACCTTGTTAG
- a CDS encoding pitrilysin family protein, whose product MTTLLQKSPIHRTVLNNGIVVLVAENPAADIIAARIFVRAGTCYENREQAGLSHLLSAVMTKGCGGLSSLEIAEKIESVGASLSADTSSDYFLLSFKTVTADFAEILALAGQILRSPTFPETQVELERRLALQDIRSQKEQPFTVAFEQMRQVMYQNHPYAASVLGDETTMNSVTRADLVKYHETYFRPDNVVISIAGRVTPTEAVALVIELFGDWQVPTQALPTLNLPEIIVEPQSRLKPLHTQQSIVMLGYLGAAVNSADYAPLKLLSTYLGNGLSSRLFVELREKRGLAYEVSAFYPTRLFPASFLVYMGTAAENTSVGLEGLRTEVDLLCTTEISESALQSAKNKILGQYALGKQTNGQIAQIYGWYEILGLGINFDQEFQELIAAVTVKDAIAVACKYLQEPYLSLVGQEEAISSAIA is encoded by the coding sequence ATGACAACCTTGCTGCAAAAATCGCCCATCCATCGCACTGTATTGAACAACGGTATTGTAGTGCTGGTGGCAGAAAACCCAGCGGCGGATATAATTGCGGCGCGAATATTTGTGCGTGCTGGAACTTGTTACGAAAACCGGGAACAGGCGGGGTTGTCGCATTTGCTGTCAGCTGTGATGACAAAGGGATGTGGTGGACTTTCGAGCTTGGAAATTGCTGAAAAAATTGAGTCTGTGGGAGCGAGTTTAAGCGCAGATACCTCAAGCGATTATTTTTTGCTCTCTTTCAAGACGGTGACAGCTGATTTTGCGGAAATTTTAGCATTGGCAGGGCAGATTTTGCGATCGCCTACCTTTCCTGAAACCCAAGTAGAACTAGAACGGCGTCTCGCACTACAAGATATTCGCTCACAGAAAGAGCAACCGTTTACTGTCGCCTTTGAGCAGATGCGGCAGGTAATGTATCAAAATCATCCCTATGCTGCATCAGTGCTAGGAGATGAGACAACCATGAACAGCGTAACTCGTGCGGATTTAGTAAAGTATCACGAGACTTATTTTCGTCCAGATAATGTAGTAATAAGTATTGCTGGTCGAGTCACACCAACAGAAGCAGTGGCGTTGGTGATAGAACTTTTCGGTGATTGGCAAGTCCCAACACAAGCACTGCCTACACTCAATTTACCGGAAATTATAGTAGAACCACAATCAAGGCTCAAGCCTCTACATACGCAGCAATCAATCGTGATGTTAGGTTATCTCGGCGCAGCGGTGAATTCTGCTGATTATGCACCACTGAAGTTGCTCTCTACCTATTTAGGTAATGGGCTTTCGAGCCGCTTGTTTGTGGAATTGCGAGAAAAGCGGGGTTTAGCTTATGAAGTATCCGCATTTTACCCAACAAGGCTATTTCCAGCGTCATTTTTGGTTTATATGGGTACAGCAGCAGAAAACACCAGTGTAGGCTTAGAAGGACTGCGGACAGAAGTAGACCTACTCTGTACTACAGAAATATCCGAAAGCGCACTGCAATCTGCGAAAAACAAAATATTGGGGCAGTACGCTTTAGGTAAGCAAACGAACGGACAAATTGCTCAGATATACGGCTGGTATGAAATTTTGGGCTTAGGAATTAATTTTGACCAGGAGTTTCAAGAACTGATTGCAGCTGTAACTGTTAAAGATGCGATCGCCGTAGCTTGTAAGTATTTACAGGAACCTTATTTGTCTTTAGTCGGTCAAGAAGAAGCAATTTCTAGTGCGATCGCATAG
- a CDS encoding peptidoglycan-binding protein, which translates to MPLLISCFNVVSIAAPLKIAQVNPSDAIKRPTLKVGSQGERVSELQAALKLLGFYSGAVDGVYSENTASAVSRFKQAAGLSPDGIVDATTWQRLFPNQPIVAPTISSSNTTNFPVPTQASNVTRTVNTSPTAPRPAKTQAVNSSPEPRPAKPRQNTTSRVQKTPNRTAASTTSNQPITRTQQIPGVQYTSAGLPILRVGMRNSEVNRLQERLKKLGFLDEGIDGDFGPTTETAVKALQKRYGLEPDGVVGGSTWEILLRR; encoded by the coding sequence ATGCCTCTGCTCATTAGCTGCTTCAATGTAGTATCAATTGCAGCACCACTAAAAATAGCTCAAGTAAATCCCAGTGATGCCATCAAACGCCCTACACTCAAAGTAGGTAGCCAAGGAGAGCGCGTATCTGAACTTCAGGCAGCCTTAAAACTTTTGGGTTTTTACTCAGGCGCAGTAGACGGCGTTTATAGCGAGAATACGGCCAGTGCTGTTTCCCGATTTAAACAAGCAGCCGGTTTGAGTCCTGATGGCATAGTTGATGCTACCACTTGGCAAAGACTTTTCCCTAACCAACCGATAGTCGCGCCAACCATCTCCTCATCAAATACGACAAACTTTCCCGTTCCAACTCAGGCTAGCAACGTTACTAGGACTGTGAATACTAGCCCTACTGCCCCCAGACCTGCTAAAACTCAAGCTGTAAATTCTAGCCCAGAGCCAAGACCTGCTAAACCAAGACAAAATACAACTTCAAGAGTACAGAAAACACCAAATCGTACTGCTGCCTCAACTACTAGTAATCAGCCAATCACACGTACACAGCAAATCCCTGGTGTTCAATACACCTCAGCCGGATTGCCGATTTTGCGTGTAGGAATGCGTAATTCAGAAGTTAATAGGTTACAAGAAAGACTAAAAAAACTTGGTTTCTTGGATGAAGGTATAGATGGAGACTTTGGCCCAACAACAGAGACAGCAGTAAAAGCTTTACAAAAGCGGTATGGTCTAGAGCCTGACGGCGTAGTTGGTGGATCTACCTGGGAGATTCTTTTGCGACGTTAG
- a CDS encoding phage holin family protein, whose translation MLHFLLTWLGTAVALLITANIVPGFIVKTFVAALVAALVVGLVNAFIRPILRILTFPITLLTFGLFTFVINALALWLASALTPGSDFQIRGFLPALLGSIVLAIVSSIINYFLRVVD comes from the coding sequence ATGCTACACTTTTTATTAACTTGGCTCGGTACTGCGGTGGCGTTATTAATTACTGCTAATATCGTTCCTGGATTCATTGTCAAGACTTTTGTAGCTGCCCTTGTTGCTGCTCTTGTTGTTGGTTTAGTTAATGCCTTTATCCGCCCAATTTTGCGGATTTTAACGTTTCCGATTACATTACTTACCTTTGGTTTATTTACATTTGTGATCAATGCCTTAGCCCTTTGGCTAGCAAGTGCATTAACTCCTGGCTCTGATTTTCAAATTAGAGGTTTTTTGCCTGCTTTGCTGGGTTCAATTGTGCTAGCGATTGTTTCTAGCATCATCAACTATTTTCTCAGAGTAGTTGATTAA
- a CDS encoding cobalamin biosynthesis protein, translating into MNEKLQQVQLKLQLLWVGIGCQRGTSQQLIDKAIGQVFRENQLAESAIAGIATIDTKASEVGLIELCRLRNLPLITFSSEILSAISVPNPAKITQTKVATPSVAEAAAILAASQFTSTLIASFFAGKKELGVRFLVPKQIFRLEGQPGAVTIAVAQESD; encoded by the coding sequence GTGAACGAGAAATTGCAGCAAGTGCAGTTAAAATTACAACTTCTCTGGGTAGGAATTGGTTGTCAACGAGGAACTTCGCAGCAGTTGATTGACAAGGCAATTGGGCAGGTTTTTCGAGAAAATCAACTTGCCGAAAGTGCGATCGCAGGTATTGCTACCATTGACACTAAAGCCTCGGAAGTTGGCTTAATAGAACTTTGCCGCCTACGCAATTTGCCCTTGATAACTTTTTCTTCAGAAATCCTTTCTGCTATCTCTGTCCCTAACCCAGCCAAAATCACTCAAACAAAAGTGGCTACACCTAGCGTAGCTGAAGCTGCGGCTATTCTGGCAGCTTCTCAGTTTACCTCGACTTTAATTGCTTCCTTTTTTGCTGGAAAAAAGGAATTGGGTGTGAGGTTCTTAGTTCCTAAACAAATTTTCCGGTTAGAAGGGCAACCAGGAGCAGTGACGATAGCCGTTGCCCAAGAGTCAGATTAA